A genomic segment from Thermoplasmata archaeon encodes:
- the aroD gene encoding type I 3-dehydroquinate dehydratase, which yields MASRYQLEEAKTFDRVKLGNEPLICVPVVSLDKKSIEKIKKFNKKIKLIEIRFDSIFDESIGTNVFSIINSIDIPYIFTFRSHKESEKGTQAKVVDDNTRIKWYTEAIENGASIIDFELSSIKINENFKEVIKKAKNKNVGVLLSYHNFNETPDLNFLLKVIEDENKYDADILKFATMIKKISDLLVIDQATYLVRAAFKKPIISMGMGYTGKLSRISTVAFGSDIVFAYIGKRSAPGQLSYSQVTKILSQIY from the coding sequence ATGGCATCAAGATATCAACTTGAGGAGGCTAAAACATTTGATAGAGTAAAGCTTGGTAATGAGCCATTAATATGCGTTCCTGTGGTTTCATTAGATAAAAAAAGCATAGAAAAAATAAAAAAATTCAATAAAAAAATAAAACTGATTGAAATACGGTTTGATTCTATATTTGATGAATCGATTGGTACAAATGTTTTTTCAATAATAAATTCTATTGATATTCCTTACATTTTTACATTTAGATCTCATAAAGAAAGTGAAAAAGGTACCCAAGCAAAGGTTGTGGATGATAATACTAGAATTAAGTGGTATACAGAAGCTATTGAAAATGGTGCGTCGATTATAGATTTTGAACTTAGTAGTATTAAAATCAATGAAAATTTTAAGGAAGTAATTAAAAAAGCAAAGAATAAAAATGTAGGTGTATTATTGTCTTATCATAACTTTAATGAAACCCCTGATTTGAATTTTTTGTTAAAAGTAATAGAAGATGAAAATAAATACGATGCAGATATTCTGAAGTTTGCAACCATGATAAAAAAAATTTCAGATCTGTTGGTTATTGATCAAGCTACATATTTAGTTAGAGCTGCATTTAAAAAACCAATAATAAGCATGGGGATGGGTTATACAGGAAAACTTTCAAGAATATCTACGGTTGCATTTGGCAGTGATATTGTTTTTGCATATATTGGAAAACGTTCTGCACCAGGTCAACTCTC
- a CDS encoding cupin domain-containing protein encodes MKVKIIDPHIDSKKIWLGTKTGEIRKVFRTVDKELCDSEYFVSGITYFEPGESSSYHNHPISEEVDFIIQGSGKVESDKELKDFKEFDYMFIPKGVYHRHINTSKKTMILLWIYTPPGELPKD; translated from the coding sequence ATGAAAGTTAAAATTATTGATCCGCATATAGATTCAAAGAAAATTTGGTTAGGCACAAAAACTGGAGAGATAAGAAAGGTTTTTAGGACAGTAGACAAAGAACTCTGTGATTCTGAATATTTTGTGAGCGGCATTACTTATTTTGAACCTGGGGAATCTTCATCCTACCATAATCACCCAATATCTGAAGAGGTAGATTTTATCATTCAGGGATCAGGAAAAGTAGAAAGTGATAAAGAGCTTAAAGATTTCAAGGAATTTGATTATATGTTCATACCTAAAGGAGTTTACCATAGACATATAAATACAAGTAAAAAAACAATGATTTTACTCTGGATTTATACTCCTCCTGGCGAGTTACCTAAGGACTAA